A single region of the Jatrophihabitans sp. GAS493 genome encodes:
- the rpsM gene encoding 30S ribosomal protein S13, which produces MARLAGVDLPRDKRMVIALTYIYGVGRTRSEQALAATGISEDLRTKDLTDDDLVKLREYIDAHFQVEGDLRREVAADIRRKIEIGCYEGIRHRRGLPVHGQRTKTNARTRKGPKKTIAGKKKAGKK; this is translated from the coding sequence ATGGCACGTCTTGCCGGCGTTGATCTACCCCGCGACAAGCGGATGGTAATCGCGCTCACCTACATCTACGGCGTAGGCCGTACCCGCTCGGAGCAGGCCCTCGCGGCCACCGGGATCAGCGAAGATCTGCGCACCAAGGATCTGACCGACGATGACCTGGTCAAGTTGCGCGAATACATCGACGCGCACTTCCAGGTCGAAGGTGACCTCCGTCGTGAGGTCGCAGCCGACATCCGGCGCAAGATCGAGATCGGATGCTACGAAGGCATCCGGCACCGTCGTGGCCTGCCCGTCCACGGCCAGCGCACCAAGACCAACGCTCGCACGCGCAAGGGTCCGAAGAAGACCATCGCTGGCAAGAAGAAGGCAGGTAAGAAGTAA
- the map gene encoding type I methionyl aminopeptidase translates to MRRIRNQIELKSAEQFALMREAGLVVAQGLAAMRAAAAPGVSTADLDEVGREVLAKAGAASSFLHYDIGTGPYPGVICASVNDEIVHGIPSPATVLRDGDIISIDYGAIVHGWHGDSALTVLVGDVSDSARALSAACEKSMWDGLAAAVVGGRLSDISHAVETSVLASGDESEFGPFGIVQGYGGHGIGSAMHMDPHVLNYGRPGQGPKLTAGMALAIEPMITLGSPETSELEDGWTVVTADGSLAAHWEHTIALFDDGPWVLTAEDGGRAEFAARGLTLTAAAGSRFAQRADDPGR, encoded by the coding sequence ATGCGCCGTATCCGCAATCAGATCGAGCTGAAGTCGGCCGAGCAGTTCGCCCTGATGCGCGAGGCCGGTCTAGTCGTGGCTCAGGGGCTCGCGGCGATGCGGGCGGCGGCCGCCCCTGGCGTCTCGACCGCCGACCTGGACGAGGTCGGCCGCGAAGTTCTGGCCAAGGCCGGCGCGGCCTCCTCCTTCCTGCACTACGACATCGGCACCGGGCCGTACCCAGGGGTCATCTGCGCGTCGGTGAACGATGAGATCGTGCACGGCATCCCGTCCCCGGCGACTGTGCTGCGCGACGGTGACATCATCTCCATCGACTACGGCGCCATCGTGCACGGCTGGCATGGCGATTCGGCGCTCACCGTGCTCGTGGGTGACGTCAGCGATTCGGCCCGAGCGCTCTCGGCAGCCTGTGAGAAGTCGATGTGGGACGGGCTGGCCGCGGCGGTGGTCGGCGGACGTCTCTCGGACATCTCGCACGCGGTCGAGACGTCGGTGCTGGCCTCTGGCGACGAGTCGGAGTTCGGTCCCTTCGGCATCGTCCAGGGCTACGGCGGCCACGGTATTGGGTCGGCTATGCACATGGATCCGCACGTGCTCAACTACGGTCGGCCGGGCCAGGGGCCGAAGCTCACCGCCGGCATGGCACTGGCCATCGAGCCGATGATCACCCTCGGATCTCCAGAGACATCCGAGCTCGAGGATGGTTGGACCGTAGTGACGGCCGACGGGTCACTCGCGGCGCACTGGGAGCACACCATCGCCCTCTTCGACGACGGCCCGTGGGTGCTCACCGCCGAGGACGGCGGCCGGGCCGAGTTCGCCGCCCGCGGCCTGACGCTAACCGCCGCCGCCGGCTCACGGTTCGCGCAGCGAGCGGATGACCCGGGCCGGTGA
- the rpsK gene encoding 30S ribosomal protein S11, producing MPPKSRTAGPKKIRRKEKKNVAHGHAHIKSTFNNTIVSITDPQGNVISWASAGHVGFKGSRKSTPFAAQMAAESAARKAQEHGMRKVDVFVKGPGSGRETAIRSLQATGLEVGTISDVTPQPHNGCRPPKRRRV from the coding sequence ATGCCTCCCAAGTCCCGTACCGCCGGACCGAAGAAGATCCGGCGCAAGGAAAAGAAGAACGTCGCCCACGGCCACGCTCACATCAAGAGCACGTTCAACAACACGATCGTGTCGATCACCGACCCGCAGGGCAACGTCATCAGCTGGGCATCCGCTGGTCACGTCGGCTTCAAGGGTTCGCGTAAGTCGACTCCGTTCGCCGCGCAGATGGCCGCCGAGAGCGCCGCCCGCAAGGCCCAGGAGCACGGCATGCGCAAGGTTGACGTCTTCGTCAAGGGCCCCGGCTCAGGACGTGAGACCGCGATTCGTTCACTGCAGGCAACCGGCCTCGAGGTCGGCACCATCTCCGACGTGACCCCCCAGCCGCACAACGGCTGCCGCCCGCCCAAGCGGCGCCGGGTCTGA
- the secY gene encoding preprotein translocase subunit SecY: MLSAFASAFRTPDLRKKLLFTFAMIAVYRLGASVPTPNTSSKGISDCITQGANGANKDIYSLINLFSGGALLKLSVFALGIMPYITASIIIQLLVVVIPRFDALKKEGQSGQQKLTQYSRYLTIGLAILQSTGFIALARTQQLFPGCTSQILYREDIFTLGTMVICMTAGTSIIMWMGEMVTDRGVGNGMSVLMFTSIAARIPSEGNAILKNSGGFAFFLIICLGLAIIAAVVFVEQAQRRIPVQYAKRMVGRRQFGGTSTYLPLKVNQAGVIPVIFASSLLYIPQLISQLVGSTSGTFYRYVNNYIINQQSAVHIAIYFALIIFFAYFYVSITFNPEERADDMKKYGGFIPGIRPGRPTAEYLAFVLSRITLPGAIYLGIIAVLPNLFFSVSGGNNQNFPFGGTAVLIMVGVGLDTVKQIESQLLQRNYEGFLR, translated from the coding sequence GTGCTCAGTGCCTTTGCCTCGGCATTCCGCACGCCAGATCTGCGAAAGAAGTTGCTCTTCACCTTCGCGATGATCGCGGTGTACCGACTCGGAGCATCCGTTCCGACTCCGAACACCAGTAGCAAGGGCATCAGCGACTGCATTACGCAGGGCGCGAATGGCGCCAACAAGGACATCTACTCGCTGATCAACCTGTTCTCAGGTGGCGCGCTACTGAAGCTCTCGGTCTTCGCGCTCGGCATCATGCCGTACATCACCGCCAGCATCATCATCCAGTTGCTCGTCGTGGTGATCCCGCGATTCGATGCGTTGAAGAAGGAGGGGCAGTCCGGACAGCAGAAGCTGACTCAGTACAGCCGCTACCTGACCATCGGTCTGGCCATCCTGCAGTCCACCGGCTTCATCGCCCTGGCCCGCACCCAGCAGCTGTTCCCCGGCTGTACCTCTCAGATCCTCTACCGCGAAGACATCTTCACCCTCGGCACGATGGTCATCTGTATGACCGCGGGCACCTCCATCATCATGTGGATGGGCGAGATGGTCACCGACCGTGGCGTCGGCAACGGTATGAGCGTCCTGATGTTCACCTCGATCGCCGCTCGCATCCCGAGTGAGGGCAACGCGATCCTGAAGAACAGCGGTGGCTTCGCCTTCTTCCTGATCATCTGCCTCGGCCTGGCGATCATCGCGGCCGTGGTCTTCGTGGAGCAGGCCCAGCGGCGGATCCCGGTTCAGTACGCGAAGCGAATGGTGGGGCGGCGCCAGTTCGGCGGTACTTCGACCTACCTGCCGTTGAAGGTCAACCAGGCCGGCGTCATTCCGGTGATCTTCGCGTCCTCGCTGCTCTACATTCCGCAGCTCATCTCACAGTTGGTCGGTTCGACGTCGGGCACGTTCTACCGCTACGTGAACAACTACATCATCAACCAGCAGTCGGCCGTGCACATCGCGATCTACTTCGCGTTGATCATCTTCTTCGCCTACTTCTACGTCAGCATCACGTTCAACCCTGAAGAGCGCGCGGACGATATGAAGAAGTACGGCGGCTTCATCCCGGGTATCCGCCCCGGCCGCCCGACCGCTGAGTACCTCGCGTTCGTGCTGTCGCGGATCACACTCCCCGGCGCGATCTACCTCGGTATCATCGCGGTACTGCCGAACCTGTTCTTCTCCGTGTCCGGCGGCAACAACCAGAACTTCCCGTTCGGTGGCACCGCGGTGCTGATCATGGTCGGCGTGGGGCTGGATACCGTGAAGCAGATCGAGAGCCAGCTGCTTCAGCGCAACTACGAAGGGTTCTTGCGATAG
- the rpsH gene encoding 30S ribosomal protein S8, producing the protein MTMTDPIADMLTRLRNANSAFHDTVVMPHSKLKGHIAEILKEQGYIGGFHITDTPEGQPGKLLVLDLKYGPNRERSIAGVRRVSKPGLRVYAKSTGLPRVLGGLGVAIISTSTGLLTDKQAAKRGVGGEVLAYVW; encoded by the coding sequence ATGACTATGACTGACCCGATTGCGGACATGCTGACGCGTCTTCGCAACGCGAACTCAGCCTTCCACGACACGGTGGTGATGCCTCACTCGAAGTTGAAGGGGCACATCGCGGAGATCTTGAAGGAGCAGGGCTACATCGGTGGGTTCCACATCACCGACACCCCCGAAGGCCAGCCCGGCAAGCTCCTCGTCCTCGACCTGAAGTACGGACCGAACCGCGAGCGCAGCATTGCTGGCGTGCGCCGGGTCTCCAAGCCAGGTCTGCGTGTCTATGCCAAGTCGACCGGACTGCCCCGTGTGCTGGGTGGGCTCGGCGTCGCCATCATCTCAACGTCCACCGGACTGTTGACCGACAAGCAAGCCGCCAAGCGCGGTGTGGGCGGGGAAGTCCTCGCCTACGTCTGGTAA
- the rplR gene encoding 50S ribosomal protein L18, with protein MAASSILKKARRSAGISATRRVSKSRRHFRLRKKVVGSAERPRLVVTRSSRHLFAQVVDDSLGKTLASVSTYKLTDGNKTAQATLVGGKLAEAAKAAGITKVVFDRGGATYTGRIAAFADAAREGGLEF; from the coding sequence ATGGCCGCATCCTCGATTCTCAAGAAGGCCCGCCGCTCCGCCGGCATTTCGGCCACCCGTCGGGTCTCGAAATCCCGTCGTCACTTCCGGCTGCGCAAGAAGGTCGTCGGCAGTGCCGAGCGTCCGCGTCTGGTCGTCACCCGCTCGTCGCGTCACCTGTTCGCGCAGGTTGTCGACGACAGCCTGGGCAAGACACTGGCTTCGGTCTCGACCTACAAGCTGACCGACGGCAACAAGACCGCGCAGGCCACCCTCGTCGGCGGCAAGCTCGCCGAGGCGGCCAAGGCGGCCGGCATCACCAAGGTCGTCTTCGACCGGGGTGGCGCCACTTACACCGGGCGTATCGCGGCTTTCGCCGACGCTGCCCGTGAAGGCGGTCTCGAGTTCTGA
- the rplQ gene encoding 50S ribosomal protein L17 encodes MPTPTKGPRLGGGPAHERLLLANLATALFEHDRIVTTQAKAKRLQPLAEKLITFAKRGDLHARRQVLKVINGNETNKAVVHKLFAEIGPNMAERPGGYTRIIKTNPRKGDNAPMAIIELVQESAGKKVVREAEKARGTKVAESKAPTGRTKEIAEDAKNESATAASVLAADEASTEASAEAAENEGVIESAGVTEAEVEAAAEVIGEPEAGAELAAADESAEAEAETDK; translated from the coding sequence ATGCCTACGCCCACCAAGGGTCCCCGCCTCGGCGGCGGCCCCGCCCACGAGCGGCTGCTGCTCGCGAACCTCGCGACTGCACTCTTCGAGCACGACCGCATCGTGACCACGCAGGCCAAGGCCAAGCGCCTGCAGCCGCTGGCCGAGAAGCTCATCACCTTCGCGAAGCGGGGTGATCTGCACGCTCGTCGCCAGGTGCTGAAGGTGATCAACGGCAACGAGACGAACAAGGCCGTCGTTCACAAGCTCTTCGCTGAGATCGGCCCGAACATGGCCGAGCGTCCGGGTGGCTACACGCGGATCATCAAGACCAACCCGCGCAAGGGCGACAACGCCCCGATGGCGATCATCGAGCTGGTGCAGGAGTCGGCCGGCAAGAAGGTCGTCCGTGAGGCCGAAAAGGCTCGCGGCACCAAGGTCGCCGAGTCGAAGGCTCCGACCGGTCGCACCAAGGAGATCGCCGAGGACGCGAAGAACGAGTCGGCCACGGCCGCCAGCGTTCTCGCCGCTGACGAAGCGTCCACCGAGGCATCGGCCGAAGCTGCCGAGAATGAAGGCGTCATCGAGTCGGCCGGCGTGACCGAGGCTGAGGTCGAGGCGGCCGCCGAGGTCATCGGCGAGCCCGAGGCCGGCGCGGAGCTGGCTGCGGCCGACGAGTCGGCTGAAGCCGAAGCCGAGACCGACAAGTAA
- the rpmJ gene encoding 50S ribosomal protein L36 has product MKVNPSVKPMCDKCKVIRRHGRVMVICENLRHKQRQG; this is encoded by the coding sequence GTGAAGGTCAACCCGAGCGTCAAGCCAATGTGCGACAAGTGCAAAGTCATTCGTCGTCACGGTCGAGTCATGGTGATCTGCGAGAACCTGCGTCACAAGCAGCGCCAGGGCTAG
- the rpmD gene encoding 50S ribosomal protein L30, translated as MSRLKITQTKSGIGYKQNQRETLRSLGLKRMRDTVIKEDRPEIRGMINTVPHLVTVEEVD; from the coding sequence ATGAGCCGCCTGAAGATCACCCAGACGAAGTCCGGGATCGGCTACAAGCAGAACCAGCGTGAGACGCTGCGTTCCCTCGGCTTGAAGCGGATGCGCGACACCGTAATCAAAGAAGACCGTCCCGAGATCCGCGGCATGATCAACACTGTGCCGCACCTGGTAACGGTCGAGGAGGTTGACTAA
- the rplF gene encoding 50S ribosomal protein L6 — protein sequence MSRIGRLPIPVPGGVDVTIDGQQVTVKGPKGSLSHTVAEPISVDKAEDGSLEVARPNDERQSKALHGLSRTLIANMVTGVTTGYVKTMEIVGTGYRVAAKGSDLEFALGFSHPVLVTAPDGITFKVEAPTRFTVEGIDKQKVGEVSANIRKLRKPDPYKGKGVRYQGEVVRRKAGKTGK from the coding sequence ATGAGTCGCATTGGAAGGCTGCCGATTCCCGTCCCAGGCGGGGTCGACGTCACGATTGACGGGCAGCAAGTCACAGTCAAGGGCCCGAAGGGGTCCCTCAGCCACACGGTCGCCGAGCCGATCAGCGTGGACAAGGCCGAAGACGGCTCCCTCGAAGTCGCTCGTCCGAACGACGAGCGTCAGTCGAAGGCACTTCACGGCCTGTCCCGCACGCTGATCGCCAACATGGTCACCGGTGTCACCACCGGCTACGTGAAGACCATGGAGATCGTCGGCACCGGTTACCGTGTCGCGGCCAAGGGCTCGGACCTCGAGTTCGCCCTCGGCTTCTCGCACCCGGTACTGGTCACGGCGCCGGACGGCATCACGTTCAAGGTCGAGGCCCCGACCCGCTTCACCGTCGAGGGCATCGACAAGCAGAAGGTCGGCGAGGTCTCGGCGAACATCCGCAAGCTGCGCAAGCCCGACCCGTACAAGGGCAAGGGCGTGCGGTACCAGGGCGAAGTTGTCCGCCGCAAAGCCGGAAAGACAGGTAAGTAA
- a CDS encoding adenylate kinase: protein MRLVLVGPPGAGKGTQAEFIAENFTIPKISTGDIFRANVSGGTDLGKLAKKFMDAGDLVPDEVTNAMVRDRLGEPDASDGFLLDGFPRNVAQAYELDSMLNDLGSSLDVVLELEVEHEEVVKRLSGRRTCRNCGHVWHLEYDPPTVVGVCDRCSGELYQRDDDFPETVRHRLEVYSAQTSPLIEFYISRKQLVRIDALGAVEDVTDRAIAALSAARS from the coding sequence GTGAGGCTAGTGCTCGTAGGCCCCCCTGGAGCGGGCAAAGGAACCCAGGCCGAGTTCATCGCTGAGAATTTCACGATTCCGAAGATCTCGACCGGCGATATCTTCCGCGCCAACGTCTCGGGTGGTACCGATCTGGGCAAGCTGGCCAAGAAGTTCATGGACGCCGGAGATCTCGTTCCGGACGAGGTCACCAACGCCATGGTCCGCGACCGGCTTGGTGAGCCGGATGCATCCGACGGCTTCCTGCTGGACGGCTTCCCGCGCAACGTCGCACAGGCCTACGAGCTCGACAGCATGCTCAATGATCTCGGCTCCTCGCTCGACGTAGTTCTCGAACTCGAGGTCGAACACGAAGAGGTCGTGAAGCGGCTATCCGGCCGGCGCACCTGTCGCAACTGTGGCCACGTCTGGCATCTGGAGTACGACCCGCCGACGGTCGTGGGTGTCTGTGACCGCTGCAGCGGCGAGCTCTACCAGCGTGACGACGACTTCCCGGAGACCGTTCGTCATCGTCTCGAGGTCTACTCCGCTCAGACCTCACCGCTGATCGAGTTCTACATCTCGCGTAAGCAGCTGGTACGTATCGACGCCCTCGGCGCCGTCGAGGACGTCACCGACCGCGCGATCGCGGCGCTCTCGGCCGCCCGCTCCTAG
- a CDS encoding type Z 30S ribosomal protein S14, which yields MAKKALVNKAAAKPKFAVRGYTRCQRCGRSHSVYQKFGLCRICLREMAHAGELPGVTKSSW from the coding sequence ATGGCTAAGAAGGCACTAGTTAACAAGGCTGCGGCCAAGCCGAAGTTTGCGGTTCGCGGTTACACCCGCTGCCAGCGCTGCGGTCGTTCGCACTCGGTGTACCAGAAGTTCGGCCTGTGCCGGATCTGCCTGCGCGAGATGGCGCACGCCGGCGAGCTGCCAGGCGTCACCAAGTCGTCCTGGTAA
- a CDS encoding DNA-directed RNA polymerase subunit alpha, with translation MLISQRPSLTEETIAENRSRFIIEPLEPGFGYTLGNSLRRTLLSSIPGAAVTSIRIDGVLHEFTTVEGVKEDVTDIILNLKELVVSSDSDEPVVMYLRKQGPGEVTAADIAPPTGVVVHNPDLKIATINKKGRLEIELVVERGRGYVTAVQNKQPGQEIGRIPVDSIYSPVLKVTYGVEATRVEQRTDFDRLVVDVETKFSLTPRDAVASAGHTLVELFGLFRELNDEAEGIDVGPSPSEVADIAAFSMPIEELDLTVRSYNCLKREGIHNVGELVGRSEADLLDIRNFGQKSIDEVKVKLAGLGLALKDSPPGFELSHAVSSYGDESTDETTADDDVDFAETEQL, from the coding sequence TTGCTGATTTCCCAGCGCCCGTCCCTGACGGAAGAGACCATCGCCGAAAACCGCTCGCGGTTCATCATCGAGCCGCTCGAGCCCGGTTTCGGCTACACCCTCGGTAATTCGCTTCGCCGTACCCTGCTCAGCTCGATCCCGGGCGCGGCCGTCACCAGCATCCGCATCGACGGTGTGCTGCACGAGTTCACCACCGTCGAAGGCGTCAAAGAGGACGTCACCGACATCATCCTGAACCTGAAGGAACTGGTCGTCTCCAGCGACTCCGACGAGCCGGTCGTCATGTACCTGCGCAAGCAGGGTCCGGGCGAGGTCACCGCCGCCGACATCGCTCCGCCGACCGGGGTCGTCGTGCACAACCCCGACCTGAAGATCGCCACGATCAACAAGAAGGGTCGCCTGGAGATCGAGCTCGTCGTCGAGCGTGGCCGCGGCTACGTCACCGCAGTGCAGAACAAGCAGCCCGGCCAGGAGATCGGCCGCATTCCGGTCGACTCGATCTACTCCCCGGTCCTCAAGGTCACCTACGGCGTCGAGGCCACCCGCGTTGAGCAGCGCACCGACTTCGACCGCCTGGTCGTCGACGTCGAGACGAAGTTCTCGCTCACCCCGCGCGACGCCGTCGCCTCGGCCGGGCACACCCTGGTCGAGCTCTTCGGTCTCTTCCGCGAGCTGAACGACGAGGCCGAGGGCATCGACGTCGGACCGTCGCCGTCCGAGGTCGCCGACATCGCGGCCTTCTCGATGCCGATCGAGGAGCTCGACCTCACGGTCCGCTCCTACAACTGCCTCAAGCGCGAGGGCATCCACAACGTGGGTGAGCTCGTCGGGCGCAGTGAGGCCGATCTGCTCGACATCCGTAACTTCGGACAGAAGTCGATCGACGAGGTCAAGGTCAAGCTCGCAGGTCTGGGCTTGGCGCTCAAGGACAGCCCGCCCGGATTCGAGCTCAGCCACGCTGTCTCCTCCTACGGGGACGAGAGCACTGACGAAACCACCGCTGACGACGACGTCGACTTCGCGGAAACCGAACAGCTTTAA
- the rplO gene encoding 50S ribosomal protein L15: MTNGPLKVHHLRPAEGAHTKKTRVGRGEASKGKTAGRGTKGTKARYQVPARFEGGQMPIHMRLPKLKGFTNRFRVEYQVVNLDRLAELFPNGGTIGVDELVAAGAVRKGQLVKVLGDGDLGSVKLDITANKFSGSAREKIAAAGGSVTDL; the protein is encoded by the coding sequence ATGACTAACGGACCACTGAAGGTTCACCACCTTCGCCCGGCCGAGGGCGCGCACACCAAGAAGACCCGCGTGGGTCGCGGTGAGGCGAGCAAGGGTAAGACCGCCGGTCGCGGTACCAAGGGTACGAAGGCCCGCTACCAGGTTCCCGCCCGCTTCGAGGGTGGCCAGATGCCGATTCACATGCGTCTGCCCAAGCTCAAGGGCTTCACGAACCGCTTCCGCGTCGAGTACCAGGTCGTGAACCTGGATCGCCTCGCGGAGCTCTTCCCGAACGGCGGAACGATCGGTGTCGACGAGCTCGTCGCCGCCGGCGCGGTCCGCAAGGGCCAGCTGGTCAAGGTTCTCGGCGACGGGGACCTGGGCAGCGTCAAGCTCGACATCACCGCGAACAAGTTCTCGGGTTCCGCCCGTGAGAAGATCGCGGCCGCTGGCGGAAGCGTCACCGATCTGTAG
- the infA gene encoding translation initiation factor IF-1 — protein sequence MPKKDGAIEVEGRVVEPLPNAMFRVELSNGHKVLAHISGKMRQHYIRILPEDRVVVELSPYDLTRGRIVYRYK from the coding sequence ATGCCCAAGAAAGACGGGGCCATCGAGGTCGAAGGCCGTGTGGTCGAGCCGTTGCCGAACGCAATGTTCCGAGTGGAACTGAGCAACGGTCACAAGGTGCTCGCACACATCAGCGGCAAGATGCGCCAGCACTACATCCGCATCCTCCCGGAGGATCGCGTGGTCGTCGAGCTGTCGCCCTACGACCTCACCCGCGGGCGCATCGTCTACCGCTACAAATAA
- the rpsD gene encoding 30S ribosomal protein S4, with amino-acid sequence MARYRGPATRISRRLNVDLVGGDAAFERRPYPPGQHGRARIKQSEYLLQLQEKQKAKYSYGVLEKQFRKYYEEAVRRQGKTGDNLLQILESRLDNVVYRAGLARTRRAARQLVSHGHFVVNGHKVDVPSYRVTPYDIIDVKPKSLETTPFIIARETLGDRPVPGWLQIVPSRLRVLVHQLPERAQIEIPVQEQLIVELYSKN; translated from the coding sequence ATGGCACGTTATAGAGGACCAGCGACGCGCATCTCGCGTCGACTCAATGTTGACCTCGTCGGTGGAGACGCCGCGTTCGAGCGTCGTCCGTACCCTCCGGGCCAGCACGGTCGCGCTCGCATCAAGCAGAGCGAATACCTGCTGCAGCTCCAGGAGAAGCAGAAGGCCAAGTACAGCTACGGCGTTCTGGAGAAGCAGTTCCGCAAGTACTACGAAGAGGCGGTGCGTCGCCAGGGCAAGACCGGTGACAACCTGCTGCAGATCCTCGAGTCGCGGCTGGACAACGTCGTCTACCGGGCCGGCCTGGCCCGTACCCGTCGGGCGGCCCGCCAGCTGGTGAGCCACGGTCACTTCGTGGTCAACGGCCACAAGGTCGACGTCCCGAGCTACCGGGTGACGCCGTACGACATCATCGACGTCAAGCCGAAGTCGCTGGAGACCACCCCGTTCATCATTGCGCGGGAGACCCTCGGCGATCGTCCGGTTCCGGGTTGGCTGCAGATCGTGCCGTCCCGTCTTCGCGTCCTCGTGCACCAGCTGCCCGAGCGCGCGCAGATCGAGATCCCGGTTCAGGAACAGCTCATCGTCGAGCTCTACTCCAAGAACTAA
- the rpsE gene encoding 30S ribosomal protein S5 has protein sequence MPGPQRTGRTGAAGGGNDRGGNERGGNDRGGRGGREGGRDGGRGNDRAEKSAYLERVVTINRVAKVVKGGRRFSFTALVVVGDGDGTVGVGYGKAKEVPAAIAKGVEAARKNFFKVPRIQQTIPHPVQGEKAAGVVLLKPASPGTGVIAGGPVRAVLECAGIHDVLSKSLGSDNPINIVHATVAALQQLVRPEEVAARRGLPLEDVAPAGLLRARAGQTS, from the coding sequence ATGCCCGGACCACAGCGCACAGGTCGCACCGGTGCCGCCGGCGGCGGCAACGACCGCGGCGGCAATGAGCGCGGCGGCAACGACCGCGGCGGTCGTGGCGGACGCGAAGGCGGACGTGACGGTGGACGCGGCAATGACCGTGCCGAGAAGAGTGCCTACCTCGAGCGGGTAGTCACGATCAACCGAGTCGCCAAGGTCGTCAAGGGTGGTCGTCGCTTCAGCTTCACCGCCCTGGTCGTCGTCGGCGACGGTGACGGCACGGTCGGCGTCGGCTACGGCAAGGCCAAGGAAGTTCCGGCCGCGATCGCCAAGGGCGTCGAGGCTGCTCGCAAGAACTTCTTCAAGGTCCCGCGCATCCAGCAGACCATCCCGCACCCGGTTCAGGGTGAGAAGGCCGCTGGCGTCGTGCTCCTCAAGCCGGCCAGCCCCGGTACCGGTGTTATCGCCGGTGGCCCGGTGCGTGCCGTTCTCGAGTGCGCCGGCATCCACGACGTGCTGAGCAAGTCCCTCGGCTCAGACAACCCGATCAACATCGTGCACGCCACGGTGGCTGCCCTGCAGCAGCTCGTCCGTCCGGAAGAGGTTGCGGCTCGCCGTGGCCTGCCGCTGGAAGACGTCGCTCCTGCCGGTCTGCTCCGTGCCCGCGCCGGCCAGACGAGTTAG
- a CDS encoding DapH/DapD/GlmU-related protein yields the protein MDLKRVRRDVDRSVDLAVLFAQKWRWYRRAQTPWQLAALHVELARRQCFARGRLYGEPLQLLRENRLRLGEQTLFEDGVWLTSYAGRIEIGANCILNRNVMVAASDLVQIGDHTLIGNGCLITDSAHRNDDTDEPMPWQGYASKGPTRIGDNTWIGVNSVITSGVTVGRRCAIGANSVVTRDIPDFSVAAGSPARVIRSLREP from the coding sequence GTGGATCTGAAGCGTGTGCGTCGCGACGTCGACCGCAGCGTCGATTTGGCGGTGCTCTTCGCCCAGAAATGGCGCTGGTATCGCCGCGCGCAGACGCCGTGGCAGCTGGCGGCGCTGCACGTCGAACTGGCCCGCCGCCAGTGCTTCGCCCGGGGGCGCCTCTACGGCGAGCCGCTGCAACTGCTGCGCGAGAACCGCCTCCGGCTGGGCGAGCAGACGCTCTTCGAGGACGGAGTCTGGCTCACCTCCTACGCCGGGCGGATCGAGATCGGCGCGAACTGCATACTCAACCGCAATGTGATGGTGGCGGCCAGCGATCTGGTGCAGATCGGTGATCACACGCTCATCGGCAACGGCTGTCTGATCACCGACTCCGCGCACCGCAATGACGACACCGACGAACCGATGCCTTGGCAGGGGTACGCCAGCAAGGGGCCGACCCGGATCGGCGACAACACCTGGATCGGAGTCAATAGCGTGATCACCAGCGGGGTAACCGTGGGTCGGCGCTGTGCGATCGGCGCGAATTCGGTCGTCACGCGGGATATCCCGGACTTCAGTGTCGCCGCCGGGTCACCGGCCCGGGTCATCCGCTCGCTGCGCGAACCGTGA